CGACGACCAGCCGATAGGCGCGATCGAGGTCGACGCCGGCAGCGAGCACGCTGCGCGCCAATAAGCCACGAGAAAAGGGCTGCTTCTCGCCGTGGTAGACAACGAACAGGTCCGGCGCCGGCCGCGCCGGCAGGACCGCTTCGCCGGCCAGACCCTCGAGATGGAGGTCGACGAGGTCGCGAATCTCCGCCGTCGTCACCTCGTCGCGATCACCGAAGTGATCCCGAATCGCCCGCGCCGAGGCGTAGGCGCTGTCGAAGTCGAGACCGCGCTGCATCAAATCGTGGGTCACCATGCCGCGCAAGAATCGCTGTCGATTACCGCGCGAGGTCACCACCGTCAAGGCGCGGCGTCGGCCGCGCTCACCACTGCTGCTCTGGCGACTCAAGGTGCCTCCTCCCAGCGCTGCAGGATTTTCGGGGTCACCAGCCAGCGCAGCTCACCGCGGCCGGCCGCCGGCTCAGCCCAGCTCTCGAGGGGTAAATCGATGCGCGCCAAGGCCGCCGTCGGGAAACGAAAGTCGCCGCCGCCGACCAGGCGGCGCAGCAGCTCCGAGAAGGTCGGCTGGTGACCGACCAGCAGAACCCGGCGCAGGGAGTCATCGAATCCCGGCAGCCAATGCTCCAACAGGCCCTCGACGGACTCGGAGTAGATCTCTTCGGCCACCGCCACGGGGCGATTCCAAGCCCCCGCCGAGGCCGCCAGCTCGAGGGTCCGCCGGGCCCGCTCGGCCGGCGACGCGATGGCGAGATCGGGCAACGGCCCGGCCGCGGCGAGAAACCGTCCGATGGTGAGGGCTGCCCGCCGCCCCCGAGGATTGAGCGGACGCTGCCGGTCGTCGTCGTGCTGCACCGTCCAGTCGGACTTACCGTGGCGGAGCAGGAGTAGGGTTCGTCGCGTCACCAGTCATCCGAGTCCTATGCAAGGCGGCAACTCGCCGGCCGTGGGTCTGAATCGCCTACAATTTGACAGGCTTCCCAAGGCAGAGCAACCGCCGCTGCTGCAACACCGCTGTCACAGCCCTCTGCTAGCTTCCGAAAGGCGCCCGAGTGGTCAAGAAAACCAAGAAAGCCAAAGCTTTGAAGAGCACTGCCACCTCACTGGAGAGCAGCCCCCCGGAACAGCCGGAAGCCGTCGACGCGGAATCCCCCTCGCAGTATCTCAACCGCGAGCTGAGCTGGCTGCGCTTCAACGAGCGCGTCCTCGAAGAAGCCCTGGACACCCGCCATCCGCTGCTCGAGCGGGTCAAGTTTCTAGCGATCTTTTCGAGCAACCTCGACGAGTTCTTCATGATCCGCGTCTCGGGCCTGCGCCGCCAGCTCGCTGTCGGCGCCCTCGAGCCACCGCCCGACGGCATGACGCCGGCGGAGCAGCTCGCCGCCATTCGCGAAGCGCTCACCCCGCTGATCGAGAGCCGCGCCCGCTGCTGGAACGACGACCTGCTTCCCAAACTGCGCCACCGCGGCATCCGGGTGCTGCGCTATGACGATCTCAAGAGCAAGCAGCGCAAGCTCCTGCGGCGCCACTTCCGCAGCGAGATCTTCCCCACCCTGACGCCCCTCGCCTTCGACCCGTCGCACCCCTTCCCGCACATCTCGAACCTGAGCATCAATCTGGCGGTGGTGATCAACGACCCCGGCCACGGCGACCGCTTCGCCCGCCTCAAGGTGCCCAACAGCCTGCCACGGCTGCTGCGCATTCCGAGCGAGGACAAGGCCGGCAGCTACCAGCGTCTCGGCCTCGAGCTGCCCCAGGCGACCCATTTCGTGTGGATCGAGGAGGTCATCGCCGCCAACCTCGACCTGCTCTTCCCGGAGCTCGAGGTGGACGCCGCCTATCCCTTCCGGGTGACCCGCGACGCCGACCTCGAGATCGAGGAGGACGAGGCCTCGGACCTGCTGTCGGCGATGCAGGAGGTGGTCGGCCTGCGCCACTTCGGCTCGGTGGTGCGACTGGAGGTCGACGAGCGCATGCCGGAGCGCATTCGCGAGATCCTCACCCGCAACCTCGAGCTCGCCCCCTACCAGGTCTATGAAGCCGAAGCGCCGCTCGGCATGTCCGACCTCTTCGAGCTCACCAAGGTCGAACGACCGGAGCTCAAGGACCCGCCGTTCCTGCCTTTGGTGCCGCCGGAGCTGAGCGGCGAAGAGAGCCTGTTCGCCGCCATTCGGCGCCGCGACGTTTTGCTCTATCACCCCTACGACAGCTTCACGCCGGTAGTCGACTTCGTGCGCCAGGCGGCCGAGGACCCGGACGTCCTGGCGATCAAGCAGACCCTTTATCGGGTGGGCCCCAACTCTCCCATCGTCGAGGCTCTGATGGAGGCGCGCGAGAACGGCAAGCAGGTGTCCGCCCTGGTCGAGCTCAAAGCCCGCTTCGACGAGGCCAACAACATCGTCTGGGCGCGCGCTCTGGAGCGTGCCGGGGTGCACGTGGTCTACGGCCTCCTCGGCCTCAAGACGCACGCCAAGATGTGCCTGGTGGTGCGCAAGGAGCACGAGGGAATCCGTCGCTATGTCCACCTCGGCACGGGCAACTACAACCCGGAGACGGCGCGCATCTACACCGACCTGGGCTTCTTCACCGCCGACGAGGAGATCGCCTCCGACGTCTCCGACCTGTTCAATGCCCTCACCGGCTACTCGCGCAAGGATCGCTACCACAAGCTGCTGGTGTCCCCCCACTCGATGCGCCAGCAGCTCCTCGACCGCATCCAGCGGGAGATCGACCTGCATCGCGAGAGCGGCGATGGCCACATCGCCTTCAAGATGAACTCGCTGGTCGATCGCGCCTGCATTCGCGCCCTCTACGAAGCCTCCCAGGCAGGCGTCCGGATCGACCTCCAGGTGCGCGGCATCTGCTGCCTGCGGCCCGGCGTGCCGGGCCTCTCCGAGAACATCACCGTGACCTCCATCGTCGGTCGCTTCCTCGAGCACGCCCGGATCTACTACTTCCACAACGGCGGCGCCGAAGAGATCTATCTCGGTAGCGCCGACCTCATGCCGCGCAACCTCGACGGGCGCGTCGAAGTGCTCTTCCCGGTGAGCGATCCCGCCCTGCGCGATCCGCTACGGGACGAGATCCTCTTCCTCCACCTGCGCGACAACCAACAGGCCCGCCTGCTCGAAGCCTCCGGCACCTACCAGCGGCTGACGCCCGGAAAGCGCCGTCACGGCGACGACACCCAGAGCATCCGCCTCGCCGAGCGCGGCTCCTGGCACCTCGAAGACTAGGCTTGATTCTTTCGCAGCATCTTTATCTAGCCGAGCTCACGGGCAGGTGCCAGGGGTCGCCGAGAAGGTGTTGGTGACCGCAGTCCCGGGCCCCAGGGCGGTAGCCGGCGACACCATGTGGACCCCCGCCCCATCGATCTCCAGTCCCGGACCGAGGGTGATCGAGTTGCTTGCGGTGAAGGTCGCGGCAGCGCTCAGGGTGGTGTTGGCGATCACCGCGTTTGCCGGGCAGCCGCCAAAGTCCAGAAGCCAGGCGCCTCGCCCCAGGGTTCCCGCCAGCAGCACATCGTCGGCGGGATCGTAGTCGAGCTCGTAGACCGGGGCGTTCGGCAAGCTGATTCCCAGCGGCGTCCAGGTCGAGAAGCCCGCGCCCTCGCTGGCGGCGTAGACGCCGGTGTCGGTGCCCACCACCAGCAGGTCGCCGCCGGGACCGTTGACGTACTCGGCGAAGTTGATATTTCCGGCGTTGTTGCCCGGAGCGGTGAACAGATCGCCGGTGACGGCGCTCCAGGTGGATCCGGCATTGTTGGTGCGGAAGACGTTGGCGACGTCGACGGCAAAGGCCACCGTGTCGCTGTCCGGATCGAGCACCACCGCGGTGATGCCACGGAAGTCGGCCGTCAGGGTGGTGCAGGAGACGGCGGCGCCCGGCGCACCGATGCGCTGGCAGACCTGCGTGGCGGTTCCAAAGTAAAGCAGCTCCGCATTGCCCGGCCGACCGTAGGCAATCGGGCTTCCGCCAGTGAACGAGGTGATCCTGGCGGTCGAGATGCGGTTGATGGTGTCGAGGCGGGTCAGGCTCTCGTAGACGCCGTTGGCACCCCCCGCGATCAGCCGAGTGGGGTCCAGCGCATTCACCGCCAACGGGGTCTTGAACTGCGGCGCGATCGCCGGCGAGCCGCCGATCGGCGTCAGGGTCGGCTCCATCGCCGTCACCAGGACGTTGGCGGCATCATAGATGCGGCGGGTCAGGGATTGCAGGTTCTGGGCGCTGGCGTAGCGGGTCGACTGGCTCGCCAGGGGATCGCCGGGCGCCACCACCACGTCTCCCCCGTCCCCTCCCCGCACCGTGGCCCACACCGAGCTCGCCGGCAGCAGTTGCTCACCGCTGCCGTTGTCCTGGTTGCCGGAGATGATGATGTTACTGAGCGAGTCGTAGGCGCTGTCGTGCTGCTCGATGGCCGCCAGGTTGCCGACCACCGACTGCCAGTCGCCAGCGCCACCGAGGGGATCCGTGTGGCGATAGACACCGCCGTCGTCGACCTCGATCAGGTCACCGTTGGCGTCGAACACCATCTCCCGCGAGTCGGCGTGGGGAGCGCTGTCCGATGCGGTGCTCGCCTGACCGCCACAGGCCGCCGGCAGAGGCGGTGCGCAATGGGTGATCGGGCGCGCCTGGCTGCCCGGCGCCAGATCCGCGTCGACCCTGAACAGACGACCGACGAAGCCGCTGGCGCCGATCGAGTTCGGGAAGGCATTGCCTTGGAGCGCCTCGTTGGCGGCAGGCTGACGGTCGCCGCCGACATAGACCACCGAGTGGTCCAGCGGATCGGCGACCAGCGAGAGATGGGGGTTGCACTGCCCCCCCGGGTGAACTCCATAGACGGCGCCGAACAGCTCGGTAGTCTGCGGCAGGTCGAGGCTGGACCAGTTCGTCCCGCCATCGGGCGAGTGGAACAGTCCCGACAGGCGGCCGCTGGCGCAGGTCGCCACGAAGAGGTTTCCACCACCGCGGCCGGCCACCACCTGCACCACCGCCGGCGTGGCTTCTAGCGCCATGTCCATCACCGAGCCGGCGCCGACCTGGGTCCAGGTCGCCCCGGTATCGCTGCTGCGGTAGAGACCGTCCTCCGCCAGGCCGAGGCCGGTCGAAGGGACGTACAGTCGCGTACTCAGGGTGGGATCCTGGGCCAGGTCGAAGGCGAAGCCGCACGGCAGCCCCGCGGCGCTGAGGCCGCCGAAGAGGTTGTGAGACAGCCGGATGAAGGTACTCCCCGAATCGGTACTGCGAAAGATCCCCAGAGACGAGCAGCTCGAGAACGGTCCCCGGACCGCCGCCACCAGAGTCGAGCCCCGGGGGGCCACCCCCCGCAGGTCGAGTCCGACGAGATTTGCCGACGGCAGGAGAGTCCAGGAGACCCCACCGTCGGTGGTCCTCATCACCCCCTCCAGCGCGCCGCCGATGCCACCGTAGGCACTGGTGTGGCCGATCCCCGCCACCAGTGTCTGATGGCTGCCGTCGGTGGGATCGAGCTCCAGGGCGGCGATCGAGAGGGACCGCAGGTGGTCCGTCTGGGCGGTCCAGATCGGAATCGAAGCGGTGGCATCGAGGGTGCGGAAGACGCCTCCGTTGACTGATCCGACCCACAAGATGTCGGGATTCGTGGGATGCGCCACCACCGCCTCGAGGGCGCCCGCCACCGGTCCGGCGGAAATGTTCTCCACCGAGCCGAGAAGGAGCGGCGCCGGGCCCTTGGCCTCCCAGACCAGCTGTCCTTGAGCCTCCACACTAAAGGCGGCTGCGAAGCAGAGGATCGCGACGACGATCCGGTGGTGATTGCGAGCGGTATTTTTCATTCTCCCTCCAGCGCCAGTTTCTCGATGCGAGTTTCTGCAGCTCCGACCAGGACCGCTGGGAGCGCTCATGGCGGCATCGGTCCACGCAGCTGCGTGGACCGGAGGGTCCGTTCCCACACCGAGCTGCCGCTGCCGAGGACGATCGCGTGCAGGCGCCGTGGCGATTCCTCCCACTCTTCTCCCGAGCGGCGACCGAAGGGCCGCTCGATCAGGACGACATGATCGTCGTCGACGAAGAATGGGGAATGCGCCTGGCGGTGCCGTAGGCGCCCCACCGACTCTCCGGTTTCGAGGGACAACAGCGACCACTCGTACTCCTCCGCCTCCCCCCGGGCGTGCCGCTGGGTAACCAGCAGATGGCGGCCGTCCGCCGAGGGAAATTGCAGCAAGTGGGGGCCGCGAAAGAGCTCGTGATCCGGCAGCGGCTCGCCGCCGGATCGCTGCCAGCGCTTGAGGATGATCCTGCTGTCCGGCGCGGTCTGGCCGCCGACCACCTCGGTTGCCGCGATCACCACTCCCGCCGCCACCGGCCCCACGGCGGAGCGACCAGCGGCACGCCAGGCTTCAACCGAGGGCGGCCAGGCCGGCGCCGGCGGAGCGTTCTCGACGGCGACCAGCTCACCGGCCTGTCGATCCCACTGCAGGGCGCCGCGGCGGAGCGTCTCCGGCGGTGCGCCGGCGCCCGGCGCGACCCCTTGGGCGTAGCGTTCGGTCTGAGTCCAGACGAGCTCGAGCTTCCCCGTAGAGCGCCGGCTGGTGAGCTCGAAACGACGACCGATCGCCTCGTCCAGGGTCGCCCGCACCCCCGCCGGCAGGGTCACCGAGAACGACTCCTCGAGCCGGCCGGCGGCCGCATCGAGCAAGACGACATGCAAGCGCGACAGGGCGCCCGGACGAATCACTTGAGCCACCAGCCGGTCGCCGTCGAGCGCTACCGGCTGGTCCGCCTCGTCACTGGTCCAGAGGACACTGCCGGACGCCAGCGAGATCTTTTCCAGTCCGCCCTCCGGGCGCATGGCGTAGAGCGCCCCGTCCGCCGGATCCACCACCACACCGAGGGTGAGCTCGAAGGCCTCCTGAGTGGCCGCAGAGCTCCACGCCAAGGCCCATCCGACGACGACGAGCGTCACCCTCCGGCGCCACCGACCGGCCCGGCGAGCCACCGGCGCGCCGGCGCGCTCCCCTGGCCCCTGCGGGGCCGCCCCTGAGCGGCGCCTCACGGCGCGCCTTCGAGGCGGGTGGTCAGCTGGCGAATCTGCTCCTGCTGTCGCTCGAGCAGATGCTGCTGCTGGATGGCGTAGAGGGTGAGCTCCTCGACCTTCTCGAGCAGCTTGAGCTGCATCGTGGTCATGTCGAGGCCCTGCGCCGAGATGTCCTGCGCCGACGGCACGCCGGGCAGGTGGCGATGGCGGCGAACGAAGGCTTCGACCTCCGCCAGCGGCCGCAGCTCGTACTCGGCGTCGAAGACGTAGTCCGGAATCGAGCTCCCCGGCTGCTGGGCGGTGATGTTGCCGGCGAAGATCACGTTGCCGCCGGCCATCAGCCGCATCTCGTTGACCCCAGAGGCGGCGGCGGTGATGATGAAGCCGTTGCCCGCCAGGGCATTGCTGAAGGTCCAGGAGCGGGCGCCGGGCGCGGTGTCGGTGATCCGAAACTCCGTGCGGCCGCGGTTGCGAAGCTCGAACAGGTCGCGGATAGCGGTGGTCGTCGCCGCCTCCTCGACCAGGATCCGAGCGCTGCCGTCATCGCGCAAGACGTGAAGCGGAGTGGTCGGAGTCTCCGTTCCGACGCCTACCGCGCCGGCGCCGTCGACGAACAGGCCATCGCTCTGGGCACCGGCAGAGCCGATCGGCGCGCAGGCCAGAAGCATGATGATGATGAGCGGCGTCGAGCGCCGCCGGGCTGCGAGATTTTGCATAGATATCCCTCCATTCTGGTCGTTCCTGCTACCGAAGAACGGTGCGTACCGGACCCACTGCCTGCTGGAGAGATACAGAGAAGAAACCGAATCAGCGATCAGACCATACACTACTTCGAAATAAAACAAAAACGGATGACCGACTCGGTCCATGGTTCCGCGGAGCAACCTGGCGGTAGGCCTCGCTTCGATGGAGTGTCGAAACTTCGTCCTCGCCGGCGCGTTGGAGAAGCCATGGCAAAATCTCGTCGTGCCCCCTCCTGTCGGCTGACCCGATCTACTCACCACCTTCCTGCTGCTCGAGGCGCCCACTCCGCAGCGACCAAGTCTTCGCCCCTGTGCACGACGTTGGAGGGATCATGACCGCTCCCAATCGGGCCCTTTCTTGGCCGCTGGTGTTGATTCCCGGCCTCAAGCTCCTGCTCCATGCCCTGACCTTTCGCGGCTACGGCATCTTCCGCGACGAGCTCTACTACGTCGCCTGCAGTCAGCGCCTCGACCTCGGCTACGTCGATCATCCGCCCCTCTCGATCGCCCTGCTCGCCGCCTGGCGGGGGCTCTTCGGCGAGTCGCTGCTGGCGATGCGCCTGGCGCCGGCCCTCGCCGGAGCCCTCACCGTGCTGTTGGTCGGCCTGATCACCCGCCAGCTCGGCGGACGCTCCTTCGCCCAGATCCTCGCCATGACCGCTGCCGGCACCGCTCCGGTGATGCTGGCCCTGCACCACTACTACTCGATGAACGCCCTCGATCTGCTGGTCTGGGCCGCCGCCGGGTGCTGGCTGTTGCGTCGTCCCCAGGCCGGTCCGCGAGCCACCTGGTTGGGCCTCGGCGTCCTCTGCGGCCTCGGTCTGCTCAACAAGATCAGCGTCCTTTGGCTCGGCGCCGGTCTCCTCGTCGCCATTCTCGCCACCCCCTTGCGCCGCGACCTGCGCCAGCCCTGGCCGTGGCTCGGCGGCGCCGTTGCCGGGGCGATCTTTCTCCCCCACGTCCTGTGGCAGATCGGGCACGGCTGGCCGACCCTCGAGTTCATCGCCAATGCCACCGGCGAAAAGATGGTCAGGGTCGCCCCGCTGGACTTCTTGCTCGGCCAGGTCGAGATGATGAGCTTTTTCATCGCACCCCTCTGGCTGGGGGGCCTGGCCTGGCTACTCCTCAGCCGCCGCGGTAAACCCTTCCGAAGCCTTGGCTGGATTTACTTGACGGTGTTCGTGATCCTCGCCGCCAGCGGCAGCTCCAGGCCGAGCTACCTGGCTCCCGCCTACGGCTTCCTGCTCGCCGCCGGAGCCGTCGCTTTGGAGAACCTCACCAGCGGCAGGCTCGGTCGGTGGCTGCGGGCTGGAGTGGCGGTGATCGTCGTCGCCGCTGCCGCCCTCGTCGCGCCCTTCGGCATGCCTCTCCTGGCCGTCGACGACTACATCACCCACGCCCAGCGGCTGGGAGTCGAGCCTTCGACCTCGGAGCGCCGCGAGCTCGCCGCCCTGCCGCAGTTCTATGCCGACATGCACGGCTGGCAGAGGATCGCCGACGCCGTGGTCGAGGTCTATCGCAATCTTCCGGAGGCCGAGCGCCGACAGGCCGCCGCCTTCGCGCCCAACTACGGGGTCGCCGGCGCCATCGAGGTGTTGGGCGGCGACCTCGGCCCGCCGGTGATCAGCGGACACAACAACTACTGGCTCTGGGGCCCCGGCGAGGCCAGCGGCGAGGTGGTGCTGGTGGTCGGCGGCGAGCGCGACGAGCTGGCGGAGAGCTATCGCTCCGTCGAGCTCGCCGCGGTGGTCGACTGCGGCCACTGCCTGCCGTCCGAAAACCAACGGCCGATCTTCGTCGCTCGCGGCCTGCGCGCCCCGGTCGACGACGTCTGGCGGTCCGTCAAGCACTTCGACTGAGCTGCGCCGGCGAGGGCGTGTGCAGCGAGGGCCGAACCCAGGGGCACGCCGGCCGCCGTCAATCGGGCTCGGTGAGCTCCGCCACTTCTCGAATCCAGCGATCCGAGCGCCGCT
This DNA window, taken from Acidobacteriota bacterium, encodes the following:
- a CDS encoding histidine phosphatase family protein, which encodes MTRRTLLLLRHGKSDWTVQHDDDRQRPLNPRGRRAALTIGRFLAAAGPLPDLAIASPAERARRTLELAASAGAWNRPVAVAEEIYSESVEGLLEHWLPGFDDSLRRVLLVGHQPTFSELLRRLVGGGDFRFPTAALARIDLPLESWAEPAAGRGELRWLVTPKILQRWEEAP
- the ppk1 gene encoding polyphosphate kinase 1, with amino-acid sequence MKSTATSLESSPPEQPEAVDAESPSQYLNRELSWLRFNERVLEEALDTRHPLLERVKFLAIFSSNLDEFFMIRVSGLRRQLAVGALEPPPDGMTPAEQLAAIREALTPLIESRARCWNDDLLPKLRHRGIRVLRYDDLKSKQRKLLRRHFRSEIFPTLTPLAFDPSHPFPHISNLSINLAVVINDPGHGDRFARLKVPNSLPRLLRIPSEDKAGSYQRLGLELPQATHFVWIEEVIAANLDLLFPELEVDAAYPFRVTRDADLEIEEDEASDLLSAMQEVVGLRHFGSVVRLEVDERMPERIREILTRNLELAPYQVYEAEAPLGMSDLFELTKVERPELKDPPFLPLVPPELSGEESLFAAIRRRDVLLYHPYDSFTPVVDFVRQAAEDPDVLAIKQTLYRVGPNSPIVEALMEARENGKQVSALVELKARFDEANNIVWARALERAGVHVVYGLLGLKTHAKMCLVVRKEHEGIRRYVHLGTGNYNPETARIYTDLGFFTADEEIASDVSDLFNALTGYSRKDRYHKLLVSPHSMRQQLLDRIQREIDLHRESGDGHIAFKMNSLVDRACIRALYEASQAGVRIDLQVRGICCLRPGVPGLSENITVTSIVGRFLEHARIYYFHNGGAEEIYLGSADLMPRNLDGRVEVLFPVSDPALRDPLRDEILFLHLRDNQQARLLEASGTYQRLTPGKRRHGDDTQSIRLAERGSWHLED
- a CDS encoding RTX toxin, with amino-acid sequence MKNTARNHHRIVVAILCFAAAFSVEAQGQLVWEAKGPAPLLLGSVENISAGPVAGALEAVVAHPTNPDILWVGSVNGGVFRTLDATASIPIWTAQTDHLRSLSIAALELDPTDGSHQTLVAGIGHTSAYGGIGGALEGVMRTTDGGVSWTLLPSANLVGLDLRGVAPRGSTLVAAVRGPFSSCSSLGIFRSTDSGSTFIRLSHNLFGGLSAAGLPCGFAFDLAQDPTLSTRLYVPSTGLGLAEDGLYRSSDTGATWTQVGAGSVMDMALEATPAVVQVVAGRGGGNLFVATCASGRLSGLFHSPDGGTNWSSLDLPQTTELFGAVYGVHPGGQCNPHLSLVADPLDHSVVYVGGDRQPAANEALQGNAFPNSIGASGFVGRLFRVDADLAPGSQARPITHCAPPLPAACGGQASTASDSAPHADSREMVFDANGDLIEVDDGGVYRHTDPLGGAGDWQSVVGNLAAIEQHDSAYDSLSNIIISGNQDNGSGEQLLPASSVWATVRGGDGGDVVVAPGDPLASQSTRYASAQNLQSLTRRIYDAANVLVTAMEPTLTPIGGSPAIAPQFKTPLAVNALDPTRLIAGGANGVYESLTRLDTINRISTARITSFTGGSPIAYGRPGNAELLYFGTATQVCQRIGAPGAAVSCTTLTADFRGITAVVLDPDSDTVAFAVDVANVFRTNNAGSTWSAVTGDLFTAPGNNAGNINFAEYVNGPGGDLLVVGTDTGVYAASEGAGFSTWTPLGISLPNAPVYELDYDPADDVLLAGTLGRGAWLLDFGGCPANAVIANTTLSAAATFTASNSITLGPGLEIDGAGVHMVSPATALGPGTAVTNTFSATPGTCP
- a CDS encoding glycosyltransferase family 39 protein, which translates into the protein MTAPNRALSWPLVLIPGLKLLLHALTFRGYGIFRDELYYVACSQRLDLGYVDHPPLSIALLAAWRGLFGESLLAMRLAPALAGALTVLLVGLITRQLGGRSFAQILAMTAAGTAPVMLALHHYYSMNALDLLVWAAAGCWLLRRPQAGPRATWLGLGVLCGLGLLNKISVLWLGAGLLVAILATPLRRDLRQPWPWLGGAVAGAIFLPHVLWQIGHGWPTLEFIANATGEKMVRVAPLDFLLGQVEMMSFFIAPLWLGGLAWLLLSRRGKPFRSLGWIYLTVFVILAASGSSRPSYLAPAYGFLLAAGAVALENLTSGRLGRWLRAGVAVIVVAAAALVAPFGMPLLAVDDYITHAQRLGVEPSTSERRELAALPQFYADMHGWQRIADAVVEVYRNLPEAERRQAAAFAPNYGVAGAIEVLGGDLGPPVISGHNNYWLWGPGEASGEVVLVVGGERDELAESYRSVELAAVVDCGHCLPSENQRPIFVARGLRAPVDDVWRSVKHFD